A stretch of Shinella zoogloeoides DNA encodes these proteins:
- a CDS encoding TRAP transporter substrate-binding protein, producing MTNRRQFLTRAGAVTIGAGAATLSAPAIVKAQEPIKWRFQTYAGAALGEHVTKPIVDAINAAAKGELEIELYFADQIVPTGELFRALQAGTIDAVHSDDDSMASPADVATFGGYFPLATKQILDVPVLFKQYGLADIWRSSYEKVGGVVWLSSSGQDPCHFNTKKAITSVKDLEGLRLYTFPTAGRFLSQFGVVPVTIPYEDAQVAVQTGELDGMAWSGITEDYTVGWADVTDHFLTNNISGAWIGSFFVNEKKWAELPDHLKKLVMTAIESGNNYRDQWYWGGEAKLRAEGTKLKLTSIPAEEWKVVEDAAKVFWKEIAEQGETAAKVVKIFEDYNAVINKAGPPYVNG from the coding sequence ATGACCAATAGAAGGCAATTTCTGACACGGGCCGGGGCGGTTACGATCGGAGCCGGCGCAGCGACGCTTTCCGCACCCGCCATCGTGAAGGCCCAGGAGCCGATCAAGTGGCGTTTCCAGACCTATGCGGGCGCTGCGCTCGGCGAGCATGTCACCAAGCCCATTGTCGATGCGATCAATGCCGCCGCCAAGGGCGAACTGGAGATCGAGCTCTACTTCGCCGACCAGATCGTGCCGACGGGCGAATTGTTCCGCGCGCTGCAGGCCGGCACCATCGACGCCGTGCATTCGGACGACGATTCCATGGCCTCGCCCGCCGACGTCGCCACCTTCGGCGGCTACTTCCCGCTCGCCACCAAGCAGATCCTCGACGTGCCGGTGCTGTTCAAGCAGTACGGCCTCGCCGATATCTGGCGCTCCTCCTACGAGAAGGTCGGCGGCGTTGTCTGGCTCTCCTCGTCGGGCCAGGACCCATGCCACTTCAACACCAAGAAGGCCATCACCTCGGTCAAGGATTTGGAAGGCCTTCGCCTTTACACCTTCCCGACGGCCGGCCGCTTCCTCAGCCAGTTCGGCGTCGTGCCCGTCACGATCCCCTACGAGGACGCGCAGGTCGCCGTGCAGACGGGCGAACTCGACGGCATGGCCTGGTCGGGCATCACCGAGGACTATACGGTCGGCTGGGCCGACGTGACGGACCACTTCCTGACCAACAACATCTCGGGCGCCTGGATCGGCTCCTTCTTCGTCAACGAGAAAAAGTGGGCGGAACTGCCGGATCACTTGAAGAAGCTGGTCATGACGGCCATCGAATCCGGCAACAACTATCGCGACCAGTGGTACTGGGGCGGCGAGGCGAAGCTGCGCGCCGAGGGCACGAAGCTGAAGCTCACCAGCATTCCGGCCGAGGAATGGAAGGTCGTCGAGGACGCCGCGAAAGTCTTCTGGAAGGAGATCGCCGAGCAGGGCGAGACGGCCGCCAAGGTCGTCAAGATCTTCGAGGACTACAACGCCGTCATCAACAAGGCCGGCCCGCCCTATGTGAACGGCTGA
- a CDS encoding TRAP transporter large permease — MSYEFIAITMFVGMMVLLLTGQRVFAVIGFVGVVAAFLLWGEGGSEMGFASVMKLVKWYPMLTVPMFVFMGYMLSESGIAEDLYKAFHVWMGPINGGLALGTIGLMVIISAMNGLSVAGMAIGATIALPELLRRGYDKVMTTGVVQGGSTLGILIPPSIVLVLYGMIARVPVGQLWLAGVFPGLLMAVLMAIYVYVRCRINPSLGPALPAQERHVPTGEKLKLLTAGILPLGIFTLMMWLFLSGIASLVEASAVGAISSALVAWQRGRLTRTLWNDVLQKTLGITCMFMWILIASLCFGAVFDGLGAVKSIERFFLGDLGLEPWQVLVLMQLSFLIMGMFLDDTAMLVIVAPLYIPLVQKLGFDLVWYGVLYTITCQIAYITPPFGYNLFMMRAMAPPGITMRDIYASIWPFVGIMVASLIIIGCFPEIATWLPNNYYSK, encoded by the coding sequence ATGAGCTATGAATTCATCGCAATCACGATGTTCGTCGGCATGATGGTGCTGCTGCTCACCGGGCAGCGCGTCTTCGCCGTGATCGGCTTCGTCGGCGTCGTGGCGGCCTTCCTGCTGTGGGGCGAGGGCGGCTCGGAAATGGGCTTCGCCTCCGTCATGAAGCTCGTCAAATGGTATCCGATGCTGACGGTGCCGATGTTCGTGTTCATGGGCTACATGCTCTCCGAATCCGGCATCGCGGAAGATCTCTACAAGGCTTTCCACGTCTGGATGGGGCCGATCAACGGGGGCCTCGCGCTCGGCACCATCGGCCTGATGGTCATCATCTCGGCGATGAACGGGCTTTCGGTCGCCGGCATGGCGATCGGCGCGACCATCGCGCTGCCGGAACTGCTGCGCCGCGGCTACGACAAGGTCATGACGACGGGCGTGGTGCAGGGCGGCTCGACGCTCGGCATCCTGATCCCGCCCAGCATCGTGCTCGTGCTCTATGGCATGATCGCCCGCGTCCCGGTCGGCCAGCTCTGGCTTGCCGGCGTATTCCCGGGCCTGCTGATGGCGGTGCTGATGGCGATCTACGTCTATGTGCGCTGCCGGATCAATCCGTCGCTCGGGCCGGCGCTGCCCGCGCAAGAGCGTCATGTGCCGACGGGCGAGAAGCTGAAGCTGCTCACGGCCGGCATCCTGCCGCTCGGCATTTTCACGCTGATGATGTGGCTGTTCCTGTCGGGCATCGCCAGCCTCGTGGAAGCCTCGGCCGTCGGGGCCATCTCCTCGGCGCTCGTCGCCTGGCAGCGCGGCCGTCTCACGCGTACCCTGTGGAACGACGTGCTTCAGAAGACGCTCGGCATCACCTGCATGTTCATGTGGATCCTGATCGCCTCGCTCTGCTTCGGCGCGGTCTTCGACGGCCTCGGCGCGGTCAAGTCCATCGAGCGCTTCTTCCTCGGCGACCTCGGCCTCGAGCCGTGGCAGGTGCTGGTGCTGATGCAGCTCTCGTTCCTGATCATGGGGATGTTCCTCGACGACACGGCGATGCTCGTCATCGTCGCGCCGCTCTACATCCCGCTGGTGCAGAAGCTGGGCTTCGATCTCGTCTGGTACGGCGTGCTCTACACGATCACCTGCCAGATCGCCTACATCACGCCGCCCTTCGGCTACAACCTGTTCATGATGCGCGCCATGGCGCCGCCCGGCATCACCATGCGGGACATCTACGCGTCGATCTGGCCGTTCGTCGGTATCATGGTGGCGAGCCTGATCATCATCGGTTGCTTCCCGGAGATCGCGACGTGGCTGCCGAACAACTATTACAGCAAGTGA
- a CDS encoding TRAP transporter small permease subunit: MPDFIKSYVRFVDTFNRRVGLFAMYLIFAMFAILLYSSVSKAFHLPANWTLESAQFVMAAYYMLGGAFAMQTGDHVRMDLFYSQWSLRRRAAFDVVTAVALITFLGFMLFGGITSTTYAIQFKEKSFSAWAPYMAPIKMIMTFGIVMMLAQATSSLFKDIAELRGRPIA, from the coding sequence ATGCCTGATTTCATCAAGAGCTATGTGCGCTTCGTCGATACGTTCAACCGGCGCGTCGGCCTTTTTGCGATGTACCTGATCTTTGCGATGTTCGCGATCCTGCTCTATTCCTCCGTTTCGAAGGCGTTTCACCTGCCGGCGAACTGGACGCTCGAATCTGCCCAGTTCGTCATGGCGGCCTACTACATGCTCGGCGGCGCCTTCGCCATGCAGACGGGCGACCATGTGCGCATGGACCTGTTCTATAGCCAGTGGTCCTTGCGCCGTCGCGCGGCCTTCGACGTGGTGACCGCCGTCGCGCTCATCACCTTCCTCGGCTTCATGCTGTTCGGCGGCATCACCAGCACGACCTATGCCATCCAGTTCAAGGAGAAGAGCTTCTCCGCCTGGGCGCCCTACATGGCGCCGATCAAGATGATCATGACCTTCGGCATCGTGATGATGCTCGCGCAGGCCACCTCGTCGCTTTTCAAGGATATCGCCGAATTGCGGGGAAGGCCCATCGCATGA
- a CDS encoding N-formylglutamate amidohydrolase: MGILSVEEGDPVALENAIARGPVILVCEHASRVLPRSLGTLGLPEEALASHIAWDPGALAVSRLVARRLDATLLHQRFSRLVYDCNRPPESPAAMPEKSEIFDVPGNAGLDQAARDARTEALYLPFREKLSRLVKARIAEGRPPVIVTMHSFTPIYFGKQRDVEIGILHDADTRLADAMLAEAAIDGRYDARRNEPYGPEDGVTHTLKEHGLSNGLANVMIEVRNDLIRDEAGQEVVAGYLTGLLGKSLSAIN, encoded by the coding sequence ATGGGAATTCTGAGTGTGGAGGAGGGCGACCCGGTCGCCCTGGAGAATGCTATTGCCCGCGGCCCGGTGATCCTGGTTTGCGAGCATGCATCGCGCGTCCTGCCGAGGTCGCTTGGCACGCTCGGGCTTCCCGAGGAGGCGCTGGCCAGCCATATCGCCTGGGATCCGGGTGCGCTCGCCGTCTCGCGCCTCGTGGCGAGAAGACTCGATGCGACGCTGCTCCACCAACGCTTCTCGCGCCTCGTCTACGATTGCAACCGTCCGCCGGAATCGCCGGCCGCCATGCCGGAAAAGAGCGAGATCTTCGATGTTCCGGGCAATGCGGGGCTTGATCAGGCGGCGCGTGATGCCCGCACCGAAGCGCTCTACCTGCCGTTCCGTGAAAAACTTTCCCGACTGGTGAAGGCCCGGATCGCCGAGGGCCGGCCGCCGGTCATCGTCACCATGCACAGCTTCACGCCGATCTATTTCGGCAAGCAGCGCGATGTGGAGATCGGTATTCTGCATGATGCCGATACGCGCCTTGCCGACGCCATGCTGGCCGAGGCCGCGATCGACGGGCGCTACGACGCCCGCCGCAACGAGCCTTACGGTCCCGAGGACGGCGTGACGCACACCCTGAAGGAGCATGGCCTTTCCAACGGCCTTGCCAATGTGATGATCGAGGTCCGCAACGACCTCATCCGAGATGAAGCCGGCCAGGAGGTCGTGGCCGGCTACCTGACGGGACTGCTCGGCAAGAGCCTTTCCGCAATCAATTAG
- a CDS encoding MurR/RpiR family transcriptional regulator, with protein sequence MTVSDVIHAHFDALTRAERQLATSLLDNYPVSGLGSITTVAENAGVSTPTVARMVQKLGFRGFPDFQVRLHHELEATLSSPISKHDRLAANAPGTHILNRFADAIMTNLRQTLAQMEAAEFDGAAALLADRQRSIYIIGGRITKALADYLFTHLQVIRPNVTQIASNPSSWPHYVLNMKAGDVLVIFDIRRYEQEMETLGRAARERGVEIVLFTDQWASPVAKAAARVFRVHIEAPSAWDSSVVTLFILEALIEAVQSSGWEETSDRMKTLEGLFEASRLFRKPRPEVPGKS encoded by the coding sequence ATGACGGTGTCGGATGTGATCCATGCCCATTTCGATGCGCTGACGCGCGCCGAGAGGCAGCTGGCCACATCGCTGCTCGACAACTACCCCGTCTCCGGCCTCGGCAGCATCACGACGGTGGCGGAAAACGCCGGCGTGTCGACGCCGACGGTCGCACGCATGGTGCAGAAGCTCGGCTTTCGCGGCTTTCCCGATTTCCAGGTCCGCCTGCACCACGAACTGGAGGCGACGCTTTCCAGCCCCATCAGCAAGCACGACCGCCTGGCCGCCAACGCGCCCGGCACCCACATCCTCAACCGCTTCGCCGACGCGATCATGACGAACCTGCGCCAGACGCTCGCGCAGATGGAGGCCGCCGAATTCGATGGCGCGGCCGCCCTGCTCGCCGACCGCCAGCGCAGCATCTACATCATCGGCGGGCGCATCACGAAGGCGCTGGCGGACTATCTCTTCACCCACCTCCAGGTCATTCGCCCGAACGTCACGCAGATCGCCTCCAATCCGAGTTCCTGGCCGCATTACGTGCTGAACATGAAGGCGGGCGACGTCCTCGTGATCTTCGACATCCGCCGCTACGAGCAGGAAATGGAGACGCTCGGCCGCGCCGCCCGCGAGCGCGGCGTGGAGATCGTGCTGTTCACCGACCAGTGGGCCTCGCCGGTCGCCAAGGCGGCGGCAAGGGTCTTCCGCGTCCATATCGAGGCGCCGTCCGCATGGGATTCCTCCGTCGTGACGCTCTTCATCCTGGAAGCACTGATCGAAGCGGTGCAAAGTTCGGGCTGGGAGGAAACCAGCGACCGAATGAAGACGCTGGAGGGCCTGTTCGAGGCCAGCCGGCTTTTTCGCAAACCCCGGCCGGAGGTTCCTGGCAAATCCTGA
- a CDS encoding ABC transporter substrate-binding protein, producing the protein MMSHTKRLLSLSTALVIATTSLAFAEPSAELIEAAKKEGMLTTIALPHDWCGYGDVIASFKAKYPEIQVNELNPDAGSADEIEAIKANKDNKGPQSPDVIDVGLAFGPSAKAEGLLQPYKVSTWDEIPNEIKDADGHWYGDYYGVMSFLVNKDLVANSPKDWADLLKPEYAGQVALAGDPRASNQAILAVLAAGLSKDAKSGKEAGEAGLAYFAEMNKAGNFVPVIGKSGTLAQGSTPIVVAWDYNALGWAKTLNGNPPTEVIVPEKGVLAGVYVQGISAYAPHPNAAKLWMEHVYSDEGQLGWLKGYCHPARFNAMVKAGKVPQELIDALPPAASYEKAYFPTLEEVDANKAAVTGAWDSVVGANVQ; encoded by the coding sequence GTGATGTCACATACGAAACGTCTGCTTTCGCTCTCCACCGCCCTGGTGATCGCCACCACGTCGCTCGCTTTCGCCGAGCCGAGCGCGGAGCTGATCGAAGCCGCCAAGAAGGAAGGCATGCTCACGACCATCGCACTGCCGCATGACTGGTGCGGCTACGGCGACGTCATCGCCTCCTTCAAGGCCAAGTATCCGGAAATCCAGGTCAACGAGCTGAACCCCGACGCCGGCTCGGCTGACGAGATCGAAGCCATCAAGGCCAACAAGGACAACAAGGGCCCGCAGTCGCCCGACGTGATCGACGTCGGTCTCGCCTTCGGCCCGTCCGCCAAGGCCGAAGGCCTGCTGCAGCCCTACAAGGTCTCGACCTGGGACGAAATTCCGAACGAGATCAAGGACGCCGACGGCCACTGGTACGGCGACTATTACGGCGTGATGTCCTTCCTCGTGAACAAGGACCTCGTCGCCAATTCGCCGAAGGACTGGGCCGACCTCCTGAAGCCGGAATATGCCGGCCAGGTCGCGCTTGCCGGCGACCCGCGCGCCTCCAACCAGGCGATCCTCGCCGTTCTCGCCGCCGGTCTTTCCAAGGACGCCAAGTCCGGCAAGGAAGCCGGCGAGGCTGGCCTTGCCTACTTCGCCGAGATGAACAAGGCCGGCAACTTCGTTCCGGTCATCGGCAAGTCCGGCACGCTGGCGCAGGGCTCGACCCCGATCGTCGTCGCCTGGGACTACAACGCGCTCGGCTGGGCCAAGACCCTCAACGGCAACCCGCCGACCGAGGTCATCGTTCCGGAGAAGGGCGTCCTCGCCGGCGTCTACGTCCAGGGCATCTCGGCCTACGCGCCGCATCCGAACGCCGCCAAGCTGTGGATGGAGCACGTCTACTCCGACGAAGGCCAGCTCGGCTGGCTGAAGGGCTATTGCCATCCGGCGCGCTTCAACGCCATGGTCAAGGCCGGCAAGGTTCCGCAGGAACTGATCGACGCCCTGCCGCCGGCAGCGTCTTATGAGAAGGCCTACTTCCCGACGCTCGAGGAAGTCGATGCCAACAAGGCCGCCGTCACCGGCGCGTGGGACAGCGTCGTCGGCGCGAACGTGCAGTAA
- a CDS encoding ABC transporter permease — protein sequence MSPDSSAANRPAREPFRLPLHWLGAAPFAIFVLLFLIMPTMRIVIGAFQTPDGGFTLDNIRGLFTTSIMSAYWISIKISIASALLGCLIGFAVASAAVLGGLPKWIRGPLLTFSGVASNFAGVPLAFAFLATLGPVGLVTVFLRTQFGFDLRAHGFNILSFWGLTVTYLFFQIPLMILIITPALDGLKREWREAAQILGATNAQYWRMVAFPILLPSFLGTLALLFANAFGAVATAIALTGSSLSIVPILLFAQIRGDVLGNPHLGYALAFGMIVVTGIANTIYIWLRARSERWLK from the coding sequence ATGTCACCAGACAGTTCAGCCGCCAACCGGCCGGCGCGGGAGCCTTTCCGCCTCCCGCTGCATTGGCTCGGCGCGGCGCCGTTCGCGATCTTCGTCCTGCTGTTCCTGATCATGCCGACGATGCGCATCGTCATCGGCGCCTTCCAGACGCCGGACGGCGGCTTCACGCTGGACAATATCCGCGGGCTGTTCACCACGTCGATCATGTCGGCCTACTGGATCTCGATCAAGATCTCCATCGCCTCGGCCCTGCTCGGCTGCCTGATCGGCTTTGCGGTCGCCTCCGCCGCCGTGCTCGGCGGCCTGCCGAAATGGATCCGCGGCCCGCTGCTGACCTTCTCCGGCGTCGCCTCCAACTTCGCGGGCGTCCCGCTCGCCTTCGCCTTCCTCGCGACCCTCGGCCCGGTCGGCCTCGTCACCGTGTTCCTGCGCACCCAGTTCGGTTTCGACCTGCGCGCCCACGGCTTCAACATCCTGTCCTTCTGGGGCTTGACGGTCACGTACCTGTTCTTCCAGATCCCGCTGATGATCCTCATCATCACGCCCGCGCTCGACGGCCTGAAGCGCGAATGGCGCGAGGCGGCGCAGATCCTCGGCGCGACCAACGCGCAATACTGGCGAATGGTCGCTTTCCCGATCCTGCTGCCCTCCTTCCTCGGCACGCTGGCGCTGCTCTTCGCCAACGCCTTCGGCGCGGTCGCAACGGCCATCGCGCTCACCGGCTCCTCGCTCTCTATCGTGCCGATCCTGCTCTTCGCGCAGATTCGCGGCGACGTGCTCGGCAATCCCCATCTTGGCTATGCGCTGGCCTTCGGCATGATCGTCGTCACCGGCATCGCCAATACGATCTACATCTGGCTGCGCGCCCGCAGCGAAAGGTGGCTGAAATGA
- a CDS encoding ABC transporter permease: MKKLWAWGALLFGLLYFILPLLGMTNFSLKMRRGVYSLDAYAVVLGDPRFQETFTYSVMMALATIAFGVLLVVPTAYWVRLKLPGLRPYVEFITLLPLVIPAIVIVFGYIRLYNTSSWLPLTGSITGTNILLMFGYSMLALPYMYRAVDTGLRSIDIATLTEAAQSLGAGWMTILARIILPNVLVAVLSGAFLTFAIVIGEFTMAALLNRPAFGPYMQLLGANRAYEPAALAVMSFALTWGCLGLIQLVSRFQKGAQSPV; this comes from the coding sequence ATGAAAAAGCTCTGGGCCTGGGGCGCCCTCCTCTTCGGGCTGCTCTATTTCATCCTGCCGCTGCTCGGCATGACCAACTTCTCCCTGAAGATGCGCCGCGGCGTCTATTCGCTGGACGCCTACGCCGTCGTGCTCGGCGACCCGCGCTTCCAGGAAACCTTCACCTATTCCGTTATGATGGCGCTCGCCACCATCGCCTTCGGCGTGCTGCTCGTGGTGCCCACCGCCTACTGGGTGCGCCTCAAGCTGCCGGGCCTTCGCCCCTATGTCGAGTTCATCACGCTCCTGCCGCTGGTCATCCCGGCCATCGTCATCGTGTTCGGCTATATCCGGCTCTACAACACCTCGAGCTGGCTGCCGCTGACCGGCTCGATCACCGGCACGAACATCCTCCTGATGTTCGGCTATTCGATGCTGGCTTTGCCCTATATGTACCGCGCCGTCGACACGGGCCTGCGCTCCATCGATATCGCCACGCTGACGGAGGCCGCCCAGAGCCTCGGCGCAGGCTGGATGACCATCCTCGCCCGCATCATCCTGCCGAACGTGCTGGTCGCGGTGCTCTCCGGCGCGTTCCTGACCTTCGCCATCGTCATCGGCGAGTTCACCATGGCCGCCCTTCTCAACCGTCCGGCCTTCGGCCCCTACATGCAGCTTCTCGGCGCCAATCGCGCCTATGAGCCGGCTGCGCTCGCGGTCATGTCCTTCGCCTTGACCTGGGGCTGCCTCGGCCTGATCCAGCTTGTCTCCCGCTTCCAGAAGGGCGCGCAAAGCCCCGTCTAA
- a CDS encoding ABC transporter ATP-binding protein: MSFLTLTSIQKSFGPVQVVKDFNMSIEKGEFISFLGPSGCGKTTILRMIAGFETPSGGAIAIDGKSQANLRPNQRNIGMVFQAYALFPNMNVAENVAFGLKVAGRPKAEIDARVKEMLGLIKLDHLADRYPYQMSGGQQQRVALARALAPKPQVLLLDEPLSALDAKIRVSLREEIRMIQQQLGITTVFVTHDQEEALSISDRIVVMNAGKADQIGTPADIYNRPATRFVAGFVGTLNLIEAKVVDAATNRVTIGDQGVTLRESLGNAKAGDTISLALRPEAGSIAADAKGDTALSGEVVSSNFLGSVIRTRMKVGGSVISFDMFNSPGLVPPAVGETVTLRFTAGDLLVIHD; this comes from the coding sequence ATGAGCTTCCTGACCCTTACCAGTATCCAGAAGTCCTTCGGCCCCGTGCAGGTCGTCAAGGATTTCAACATGTCCATCGAAAAGGGCGAGTTCATCTCGTTCCTCGGCCCGTCCGGCTGCGGCAAGACGACCATCCTGCGCATGATCGCCGGCTTCGAGACGCCCTCGGGCGGCGCGATCGCCATCGACGGCAAGAGCCAGGCGAACCTTCGCCCCAACCAGCGCAATATCGGCATGGTCTTCCAGGCCTACGCGCTCTTCCCCAACATGAACGTCGCGGAGAACGTCGCCTTCGGCCTCAAGGTCGCCGGCCGGCCGAAGGCCGAGATCGACGCCCGCGTCAAGGAGATGCTCGGCCTCATCAAGCTCGACCATCTCGCCGACCGCTACCCCTACCAGATGTCCGGCGGCCAGCAGCAGCGCGTGGCCCTCGCCCGCGCGCTCGCCCCCAAGCCCCAGGTCCTCCTCCTCGACGAACCGCTCTCGGCCCTCGACGCCAAGATCCGCGTATCGCTGCGCGAGGAAATCCGCATGATCCAGCAGCAGCTCGGCATCACCACGGTCTTCGTCACCCATGACCAGGAAGAGGCCCTGTCGATCTCCGACCGCATCGTCGTCATGAACGCCGGCAAGGCCGATCAGATCGGCACGCCCGCCGATATCTACAACCGCCCCGCGACGCGCTTCGTCGCGGGCTTCGTCGGCACGCTGAACCTCATCGAGGCCAAGGTGGTCGACGCAGCAACCAATCGCGTAACGATCGGCGACCAGGGCGTGACCCTGCGCGAATCGCTCGGCAACGCGAAGGCGGGCGACACGATCTCGCTGGCGCTGCGCCCCGAAGCCGGCTCCATCGCCGCCGACGCCAAGGGCGACACGGCGCTTTCCGGCGAGGTCGTCTCGTCGAACTTCCTCGGCTCGGTCATCCGCACGCGCATGAAGGTCGGCGGCAGCGTCATCTCCTTCGACATGTTCAACAGCCCCGGCCTCGTGCCGCCGGCCGTCGGCGAAACGGTCACGCTGCGCTTCACTGCCGGCGACCTTCTGGTCATCCACGACTGA
- a CDS encoding 6,7-dimethyl-8-ribityllumazine synthase, whose translation MNANATPSARIAVIRARWHAGIVDRAVTTFIAEWQALGGRSEDIDVIDVPGALEIPLQAQLLAKTGRYSAILGVALVVDGGIYRHDFVAGAVVDGIVRVGLDTNVPVLSAVLTPHNFQESEAHIAFFRDHFVIKGKEAAHAARQVLDARAQVALAG comes from the coding sequence ATGAACGCCAATGCCACCCCCTCCGCCCGTATCGCCGTCATCCGTGCCCGCTGGCACGCCGGCATCGTCGACCGGGCAGTCACCACCTTCATTGCCGAATGGCAGGCCCTCGGCGGCCGCTCGGAAGACATCGACGTGATCGACGTTCCGGGCGCCCTCGAAATCCCGCTGCAGGCCCAGCTTCTGGCCAAGACCGGACGCTACTCGGCCATCCTCGGCGTTGCACTCGTCGTCGACGGCGGCATCTACCGCCACGACTTCGTCGCCGGCGCCGTGGTCGACGGCATCGTGCGCGTCGGCCTCGACACGAACGTGCCGGTACTGTCGGCCGTGCTGACGCCGCACAACTTCCAGGAATCGGAAGCCCACATCGCCTTCTTCCGCGACCACTTCGTCATCAAGGGCAAGGAAGCCGCCCATGCGGCCCGGCAGGTTCTCGATGCGCGGGCGCAGGTCGCGCTGGCGGGCTGA
- a CDS encoding helix-turn-helix transcriptional regulator produces MRVDFTAFFRTLADWTGETERSDRQTGETLLAMMRALVRFDGMVVFAYRDKARPIDLFSTFDADDYNVFVSLYQAGPYLLDPFYHTARAGRSGVLRMRELAPDRFFSSEYYRNYYSQTRLAEELGFFVPTQDGVTVVVSLMRREKTGVFPASEFGLLTDAEPFVAAFVRRAWSGLAERFAETGQGRGRRNEPVSAADKVWRKLNLTDREASIIELVLQGHSSESIGLRLDISTGTVKVHRRNVYRKLGISSQIQLLSIYLKNLQA; encoded by the coding sequence ATGCGGGTCGATTTCACGGCATTCTTCCGGACGCTCGCCGATTGGACCGGGGAAACGGAGCGCTCCGACCGGCAAACCGGCGAGACCCTGCTGGCGATGATGCGTGCGCTGGTGCGCTTCGACGGCATGGTCGTCTTCGCCTATCGCGACAAGGCGCGGCCCATCGACCTCTTCAGCACCTTCGATGCGGACGACTACAATGTCTTTGTCAGCCTCTACCAGGCGGGACCGTACCTGCTCGATCCGTTCTACCATACGGCGCGGGCCGGACGCTCGGGCGTGCTGCGCATGCGCGAGCTTGCGCCGGACCGTTTCTTCTCCAGCGAATATTACCGCAACTACTACTCGCAGACCCGGCTTGCCGAGGAGCTGGGCTTCTTCGTGCCGACGCAGGACGGGGTGACGGTGGTGGTCTCGCTGATGCGGCGGGAGAAGACGGGCGTCTTCCCGGCCAGCGAATTCGGCCTGCTCACCGATGCGGAGCCTTTTGTCGCCGCCTTCGTGCGCCGCGCCTGGAGCGGCCTTGCCGAGCGCTTCGCCGAGACGGGGCAGGGACGCGGCCGGCGCAACGAGCCGGTGAGCGCGGCGGACAAGGTCTGGCGCAAGCTGAACCTCACCGACCGCGAGGCCTCGATCATCGAGCTGGTGCTGCAGGGGCATTCGTCGGAATCGATCGGGCTGAGGCTCGATATCTCGACGGGCACGGTGAAGGTGCACCGGCGGAATGTGTACCGCAAGCTCGGCATTTCCTCGCAGATACAATTGCTGTCGATCTACCTGAAGAATTTGCAGGCGTAG